A single genomic interval of Vicia villosa cultivar HV-30 ecotype Madison, WI unplaced genomic scaffold, Vvil1.0 ctg.000742F_1_1, whole genome shotgun sequence harbors:
- the LOC131630810 gene encoding beta-galactosidase 8-like produces the protein MRATEIVLVLIWFLGVYVPACFCANVSYDHRALLIDGKRRVLISGSIHYPRSTPQMWPDLIQKSKDGGIDVIETYVFWNLHEPVRGQYNFEGRGDLVGFVKAVSAAGLYVHLRIGPYACAEWNYGGFPLWLHFIPGIKFRTDNGPFKEEMQRFTAKIVDLMKQEKLYASQGGPIILSQIENEYGNIDKSYGPAAKTYIDWAASMATSLNTGVPWVMCQQANAPDPIINACNGFYCDQFTPNSNQKPKMWTENWTGWFLAFGGAVPYRPVEDLAFAVARFFQRGGTFQNYYMYHGGTNFGRTTGGPFISTSYDYDAPIDEYGIIRQPKWGHLKDLHKAIKLCEEALIATDPTISSPGQNLETAVYKTGSVCVAFLANTGTNDATVTFNGNSYNLPGWSVSILPDCKNVVLNTAKINSASTISSFATESLKEEAESLDSSSSGWSWISEPVGISKDDAFTKSGLLEQINTTADKSDYLWYSSSIVVEDISGAQPVLHIESLGHALHAFINGKLAGSGVGNSGNAKVKVDIPTTLVSGKNKIDLLSLTVGLQNYGAFYDLVGAGITGPVTLKGLKNGSTSDLSSQQWTYQIGLQGEDLGLSSGSVGKWNSQSNLPTNQPLTWYKTNFVAPSGSNPVAIDFTGMGKGEAWVNGQSIGRYWPTYIAPTSGCTDSCNYRGAYSSSKCLKNCGKPSQTLYHVPRSWLRSGSNILVLFEEKGGDPTKISFTTKQIESVCSHVSESHPAPIDTWNSDTESGRKVGPVLSLECPYPNQVISSIKFASFGTPQGTCGNFNHGRCSSNRALSVVQKACIGSSSCSIGVSNNTFGDPCRGVTKSLAVEAACT, from the exons ATGAGAGCGACTGAGATTGTGTTGgttttgatttggtttcttggtgTTTATGTTCCTGCTTGTTTCTGTGCCAATGTTAGCTATGATCATAGAGCATTGCTCATTGATGGAAAACGCAGGGTCTTGATTTCTGGTTCTATTCATTACCCTCGTAGTACTCCACAG ATGTGGCCAGACCTTATTCAGAAATCCAAAGATGGAGGAATTGATGTCATTGAGACTTATGTTTTCTGGAACTTACACGAACCCGTTCGAGGCCAG TATAATTTTGAAGGTAGGGGGGATTTGGTTGGATTTGTGAAGGCAGTTTCAGCAGCAGGTCTATATGTTCATCTCCGGATCGGTCCATACGCGTGTGCGGAATGGAATTACGG TGGCTTCCCTCTTTGGTTGCATTTTATTCCGGGGATTAAGTTCAGAACTGATAATGGACCATTCAAGGAAGAGATGCAGCGGTTTACGGCGAAGATTGTGGATTTGATGAAGCAAGAGAAACTCTATGCATCACAAGGAGGACCTATCATTTTATCTCAG ATTGAAAATGAGTATGGAAACATTGACAAAAGCTATGGTCCTGCTGCTAAAACCTACATCGATTGGGCAGCATCAATGGCCACATCTCTTAATACAGGTGTTCCTTGGGTTATGTGCCAGCAAGCAAACGCACCCGATCCAATT ATTAATGCGTGCAATGGATTTTACTGCGATCAATTCACACCAAACTCTAACCAGAAACCAAAAATGTGGACTGAGAATTGGACTGGATG GTTTCTTGCATTTGGAGGTGCTGTGCCTTACAGACCTGTAGAAGATCTTGCATTCGCTGTTGCACGTTTTTTTCAGCGAGGTGGAACTTTCCAAAATTACTACATG TACCATGGTGGGACTAACTTTGGCCGAACAACTGGTGGACCTTTCATTTCTACGAGTTATGATTATGACGCACCTATTGATGAATATG GAATTATTAGACAACCTAAATGGGGCCATCTTAAAGATTTGCATAAGGCCATTAAACTTTGTGAAGAAGCACTTATAGCTACTGATCCAACAATTTCATCTCCTGGTCAAAATCTTGAG ACTGCAGTTTACAAGACAGGATCTGTATGTGTTGCCTTCCTTGCTAACACTGGCACGAACGATGCAACCGTTACCTTCAACGGCAATTCATATAACTTGCCTGGATGGTCTGTGAGCATCTTACCAGATTGCAAGAATGTTGTTCTAAATACTGCAAAG ATTAATTCTGCATCTACGATTTCAAGCTTTGCAACTGAATCTTTGAAAGAAGAGGCTGAGTCTTTGGACAGTTCAAGTTCGGGATGGAGTTGGATTAGTGAACCGGTCGGTATTTCAAAGGATGACGCATTCACAAAATCTGGACTGCTTGAACAAATAAACACGACGGCTGATAAAAGTGACTACCTGTGGTACTCATCAAG CATTGTTGTTGAAGATATTTCCGGTGCTCAACCTGTTCTTCACATTGAATCCCTTGGTCATGCCCTTCATGCTTTTATAAACGGCAAACTTGCAG GGAGTGGAGTAGGAAACAGCGGAAACGCTAAGGTCAAGGTTGACATCCCTACTACTCTTGTATCCGGAAAGAACAAAATTGATCTCCTGAGTTTAACAGTTGGACTACAG AACTATGGAGCTTTTTATGACTTAGTGGGTGCAGGGATCACTGGTCCAGTAACATTGAAAGGTTTGAAAAATGGCAGTACTTCCGATCTTTCCTCACAACAATGGACATATCAG ATTGGTCTACAAGGTGAAGATTTAGGTCTGTCTAGTGGAAGTGTTGGAAAGTGGAATTCACAATCTAACTTACCTACAAATCAACCTTTGACTTGGTACAAG ACGAACTTCGTTGCCCCTTCTGGAAGTAACCCAGTTGCAATTGATTTCACGGGGATGGGAAAAGGAGAAGCCTGGGTGAACGGACAGAGCATTGGGCGATACTGGCCAACATACATCGCTCCAACTTCTGGGTGTACTGACTCATGCAATTATAGAGGAGCCTATTCTTCATCGAAATGTCTGAAGAACTGTGGAAAACCATCACAAACATT ATATCATGTACCGCGGTCGTGGTTGCGATCAGGCAGCAATATTCTTGTATTATTCGAGGAAAAGGGAGGCGACCCTACGAAAATATCTTTTACTACAAAACAGATAGAAAGTGTGTGTTCACATGTATCAGAATCTCACCCTGCACCTATAGACACGTGGAATTCGGATACAGAATCAGGAAGAAAGGTTGGTCCGGTACTGTCATTGGAGTGCCCTTATCCTAATCAAGTGATCTCTTCTATTAAATTCGCAAGCTTTGGAACTCCTCAAGGAACTTGCGGAAACTTCAACCACGGACGCTGCAGCAGCAATAGGGCTCTATCCGTTGTGCAGAAGGCCTGCATTGGATCAAGCAGTTGTAGTATTGGAGTATCAAATAATACATTTGGAGATCCATGCAGAGGAGTAACAAAGAGTTTAGCTGTTGAAGCTGCTTGTACATAG
- the LOC131630811 gene encoding uncharacterized protein LOC131630811 isoform X2 yields the protein MVMVMVTMGTIMVKVTTVRIMEKDPKRKTPKDDESAKSENLPALKSGQERAFCNAKNSCQFKTLVCPEECKVRKPKKNKKDKGCFLDCSNKCEATCKVRRANCDGYGSLCYDPRFVGGDGVMFYFHGATGGNFAIVSDDEFQINAHFIGTRPQGRTRDYTWVQALSVMFDTHTLAIAANRVSQWNDNVDSLTVKWDGELVTIPTDGDAEWKTNGDEREVVVERTDDKNSVRVTVSGLLEMDIRVKPIGEKENKAHNYQLPSDDAFAHLETQFKFKNPSDFIEGVLGQTYRPSYVSPVKRGVAMPMMGGEDKYQTPSLFSTSCKLCRFQRPSTSQGLIAQY from the exons ATGgtaatggtaatggtaacaatgggAACAATAATGGTAAAGGTAACGACGGTAAGGATAATG GAGAAAGATCCCAAAAGGAAGACTCCAAAAGATGATGAATCCGCTAAGTCTGAAAATTTACCAGCTCTGAAATCGGGACAGGAGCGAGCTTTCTGCAACGCCAAAAATAGTTGTCAATTCAAGACACTTGTATGTCCAGAAGAGTGCAAAGTCAGGAAGCCAAAGAAGAACAAGAAGGATAAAGGTTGTTTCCTTGACTGCAGCAACAAATGTGAAGCCACTTGCAAGG TTAGAAGAGCAAACTGTGATGGCTATGGTTCATTGTGCTATGATCCTCGCTTTGTTGGTGGTGACGGTGTGATGTTCTACTTCCACGGAGCCACGGGAGGAAACTTTGCCATTGTTTCAGACGACGAATTCCAAATCAACGCGCACTTCATTGGTACTCGGCCTCAGGGACGGACACGCGACTACACATGGGTGCAAGCACTTTCTGTCATGTTCGACACTCACACTCTTGCTATTGCAGCCAATAGAGTATCTCAATGGAATGACAATGTTGACTCTCTTACCGTGAAATGGGACGGTGAATTAGTAACCATTCCTACTGACGGTGACGCAGAATGGAAGACTAATGGAGATGAAAGGGAAGTGGTAGTGGAGAGAACAGACGATAAAAACAGTGTTAGAGTCACGGTTTCGGGTTTGCTTGAAATGGACATAAGGGTAAAGCCTATtggagaaaaagaaaacaaagctCATAATTACCAATTGCCATCAGATGATGCTTTTGCTCATTTGGAGACACAGTTTAAGTTTAAAAATCCTAGTGATTTTATTGAAGGAGTTTTGGGTCAAACTTATAGGCCAAGTTATGTTAGTCCTGTAAAGAGAGGTGTTGCTATGCCAATGATGGGAGGAGAAGACAAGTACCAAactccatctctcttttcaacATCCTGCAAACTTTGTCGGTTCCAGAGGCCTTCTACTAGCCAAGGATTAATTGCTCAATATTGA
- the LOC131630811 gene encoding uncharacterized protein LOC131630811 isoform X1, which yields MARGKLSICVAFFVLLIAMEASIAQGQGNGNGNGNGNGNGNGNNGNNNGKGNDGKDNGNGNNGKNNGKGDNGNGKEKEKDPKRKTPKDDESAKSENLPALKSGQERAFCNAKNSCQFKTLVCPEECKVRKPKKNKKDKGCFLDCSNKCEATCKVRRANCDGYGSLCYDPRFVGGDGVMFYFHGATGGNFAIVSDDEFQINAHFIGTRPQGRTRDYTWVQALSVMFDTHTLAIAANRVSQWNDNVDSLTVKWDGELVTIPTDGDAEWKTNGDEREVVVERTDDKNSVRVTVSGLLEMDIRVKPIGEKENKAHNYQLPSDDAFAHLETQFKFKNPSDFIEGVLGQTYRPSYVSPVKRGVAMPMMGGEDKYQTPSLFSTSCKLCRFQRPSTSQGLIAQY from the exons ATGGCTAGAGGAAAGTTGAGTATCTGTGTGGCCTTCTTTGTCTTACTTATCGCTATGGAAGCTTCCATTGCTCAAGGCCAAGGAAACGGCAACGGCAACGGCAACGGAAATGgtaatggtaatggtaacaatgggAACAATAATGGTAAAGGTAACGACGGTAAGGATAATGGTAACGGTAACAATGGAAAGAATAATGGTAAAGGTGACAACGGGAATGGAAAGGAGAAGGAGAAAGATCCCAAAAGGAAGACTCCAAAAGATGATGAATCCGCTAAGTCTGAAAATTTACCAGCTCTGAAATCGGGACAGGAGCGAGCTTTCTGCAACGCCAAAAATAGTTGTCAATTCAAGACACTTGTATGTCCAGAAGAGTGCAAAGTCAGGAAGCCAAAGAAGAACAAGAAGGATAAAGGTTGTTTCCTTGACTGCAGCAACAAATGTGAAGCCACTTGCAAGG TTAGAAGAGCAAACTGTGATGGCTATGGTTCATTGTGCTATGATCCTCGCTTTGTTGGTGGTGACGGTGTGATGTTCTACTTCCACGGAGCCACGGGAGGAAACTTTGCCATTGTTTCAGACGACGAATTCCAAATCAACGCGCACTTCATTGGTACTCGGCCTCAGGGACGGACACGCGACTACACATGGGTGCAAGCACTTTCTGTCATGTTCGACACTCACACTCTTGCTATTGCAGCCAATAGAGTATCTCAATGGAATGACAATGTTGACTCTCTTACCGTGAAATGGGACGGTGAATTAGTAACCATTCCTACTGACGGTGACGCAGAATGGAAGACTAATGGAGATGAAAGGGAAGTGGTAGTGGAGAGAACAGACGATAAAAACAGTGTTAGAGTCACGGTTTCGGGTTTGCTTGAAATGGACATAAGGGTAAAGCCTATtggagaaaaagaaaacaaagctCATAATTACCAATTGCCATCAGATGATGCTTTTGCTCATTTGGAGACACAGTTTAAGTTTAAAAATCCTAGTGATTTTATTGAAGGAGTTTTGGGTCAAACTTATAGGCCAAGTTATGTTAGTCCTGTAAAGAGAGGTGTTGCTATGCCAATGATGGGAGGAGAAGACAAGTACCAAactccatctctcttttcaacATCCTGCAAACTTTGTCGGTTCCAGAGGCCTTCTACTAGCCAAGGATTAATTGCTCAATATTGA